The Streptomyces seoulensis genome contains a region encoding:
- the cysC gene encoding adenylyl-sulfate kinase — translation MRAARMTTERYEEREHVTTGATVWLTGLPSAGKTTIATELAGRLRAEGHRVEVLDGDEIREFLSAGLGFAREDRHTNVQRIGFVAELLARNGVLALVPVIAPYTDSREAVRKRHAANGTPYLEVHVATPVEVCGERDVKGLYARQAAGELTGLTGVDDPYEEPAAPDLRIETQGQSVTRSAAAVHALLGERGLA, via the coding sequence ATGCGGGCTGCACGGATGACGACCGAGCGATACGAGGAGCGAGAACACGTGACGACCGGAGCCACCGTCTGGCTCACTGGTCTGCCGAGCGCCGGCAAGACCACCATCGCCACCGAACTGGCCGGCCGGCTGCGCGCCGAGGGACACCGCGTCGAGGTGCTCGACGGCGACGAGATCCGCGAGTTCCTCTCGGCCGGGCTCGGCTTCGCCCGCGAGGACCGGCACACCAACGTCCAGCGCATCGGCTTCGTGGCCGAACTCCTCGCCCGCAACGGCGTGCTGGCGCTGGTCCCGGTGATCGCGCCCTACACGGACAGCCGCGAGGCGGTCCGCAAGCGGCACGCGGCGAACGGCACCCCGTACCTGGAGGTCCATGTGGCGACCCCGGTCGAGGTGTGCGGCGAGCGCGACGTGAAGGGGCTGTACGCCCGGCAGGCGGCGGGCGAGCTGACCGGGCTGACCGGCGTGGACGACCCGTACGAGGAGCCGGCGGCGCCGGATCTGAGGATCGAGACGCAGGGGCAGAGCGTCACGCGGTCGGCGGCCGCGGTGCACGCCCTGCTCGGCGAGAGGGGACTGGCATGA
- the cysD gene encoding sulfate adenylyltransferase subunit CysD has protein sequence MTTVAKVTGDGEGTDSPYALSHLDALESEAVHIFREVAGEFENPVILFSGGKDSIVMLHLALKAFAPAAVPFALLHVDTGHNFPEVLEYRDRVVAAHGLRLHVASVQDYIDRGVLKERPDGTRNPLQTLPLTEKIQSERFDAVFGGGRRDEEKARAKERVFSLRDEFSQWDPRRQRPELWNLYNGRHAPGEHVRVFPLSNWTELDVWQYIAREGIELPEIYFAHEREVFSRSGMWLTAGEWGGPKETEPVQTRLVRYRTVGDMSCTGAVDSDATTLEAVITEIAASRLTERGATRADDKLSEAAMEDRKREGYF, from the coding sequence ATGACGACCGTCGCCAAGGTCACGGGTGACGGCGAGGGTACGGACAGCCCGTACGCCCTCTCCCACCTGGACGCGCTGGAGTCCGAGGCGGTGCACATCTTCCGCGAGGTGGCGGGCGAGTTCGAGAACCCGGTGATCCTGTTCTCCGGGGGCAAGGACTCCATCGTCATGCTGCATCTGGCGCTGAAGGCATTCGCGCCCGCGGCCGTGCCCTTCGCCCTGCTCCATGTGGACACGGGACACAACTTCCCCGAGGTGCTGGAGTACCGGGACCGTGTGGTGGCCGCACATGGGCTGCGCCTCCATGTGGCCTCCGTACAGGACTACATCGACCGGGGTGTGCTCAAGGAACGTCCCGACGGCACCCGTAACCCGCTCCAGACGCTGCCGCTGACGGAGAAGATCCAGAGCGAGCGGTTCGACGCGGTGTTCGGCGGCGGGCGGCGCGACGAGGAGAAGGCGCGCGCCAAGGAGCGGGTGTTCTCGCTGCGCGACGAGTTCTCCCAGTGGGACCCGCGCCGCCAGCGCCCGGAGCTGTGGAACCTGTACAACGGCCGCCACGCGCCCGGCGAGCACGTCCGGGTCTTCCCGCTGTCCAACTGGACCGAGCTGGACGTGTGGCAGTACATCGCCCGCGAGGGCATCGAGCTGCCGGAGATCTACTTCGCGCACGAGCGCGAGGTCTTCTCTCGCAGCGGCATGTGGCTGACGGCCGGCGAGTGGGGCGGCCCGAAGGAGACCGAGCCGGTCCAGACGCGGCTGGTGCGGTACCGCACGGTGGGCGACATGTCCTGCACGGGCGCCGTCGACTCCGACGCGACCACCCTGGAGGCGGTCATCACCGAGATCGCCGCGTCCCGGCTGACCGAGCGCGGCGCGACCCGCGCCGACGACAAGCTCTCCGAGGCCGCGATGGAAGACCGCAAGCGCGAGGGGTACTTCTGA
- a CDS encoding sulfate adenylyltransferase subunit 1: protein MSTITTEALSATTLLRFATAGSVDDGKSTLVGRLLHDSKSVLVDQLEAVERASASRGQEAPDLALLTDGLRAEREQGITIDVAYRYFATPRRRFILADTPGHVQYTRNMVTGASTAELTVVLVDARNGVVEQTRRHAAIAALLRVPHVVLAVNKMDLVGYEEAVFASIAEEFTAYATELGVPEVTAIPISALAGDNVVDASARMDWYGGPTVLEHLETVPVSHDLAHCHARLPVQYVIRPQTAELPDYRGYAGQIASGTFRVGEEVTVLPSGRTSRIAGIDLLGEPVDVAWTTQSVTVLLADDVDVSRGDLIVPSKDAPATTQDVEATVCHVADQPLTVGHRVLLKHGTRTVKAIVKDIPSRLTLADLSLHPHPGTLAANDIGRVKIRTAEPLPVDSYADSRRTGSFILIDPSDGTTLTAGMVGESFAAPEPVTDADDDGWDF, encoded by the coding sequence ATGAGCACGATCACCACCGAGGCGCTCTCGGCCACCACCCTGCTCCGGTTCGCCACCGCGGGCTCCGTCGACGACGGCAAGTCCACCCTGGTCGGACGGCTGCTGCACGACTCCAAGTCGGTCCTGGTGGACCAATTGGAGGCCGTGGAACGCGCGTCGGCGAGCCGTGGCCAGGAGGCGCCCGACCTGGCGCTGCTCACCGACGGCCTGCGGGCCGAGCGGGAGCAGGGCATCACCATCGACGTGGCGTACCGCTACTTCGCCACCCCGCGCCGCCGTTTCATCCTGGCCGACACGCCGGGGCATGTGCAGTACACCCGGAACATGGTCACCGGCGCCTCCACCGCCGAGCTGACCGTGGTCCTGGTCGACGCCCGCAACGGCGTGGTCGAGCAGACCCGGCGCCACGCGGCCATCGCCGCCCTGCTGCGCGTGCCGCACGTGGTGCTCGCGGTGAACAAGATGGACCTGGTCGGCTATGAGGAGGCGGTCTTCGCGTCCATCGCCGAGGAGTTCACGGCGTACGCCACCGAGCTGGGCGTCCCGGAGGTCACCGCGATCCCGATCTCGGCGCTCGCCGGGGACAACGTGGTCGACGCCTCCGCCCGCATGGACTGGTACGGCGGCCCGACGGTCCTGGAGCACCTGGAGACGGTGCCGGTCAGCCACGACCTGGCGCACTGCCACGCCCGCCTGCCGGTGCAGTACGTGATCCGCCCGCAGACCGCCGAACTCCCCGACTACCGGGGCTACGCCGGGCAGATCGCGTCCGGCACCTTCCGGGTCGGCGAGGAGGTCACGGTGCTGCCGTCCGGCCGCACCAGCCGGATCGCCGGGATCGACCTGCTGGGCGAGCCGGTCGACGTCGCGTGGACCACCCAGTCGGTGACCGTGCTGCTCGCGGACGACGTGGACGTCTCGCGCGGCGACCTGATCGTGCCGAGCAAGGACGCGCCCGCGACCACGCAGGACGTGGAGGCGACCGTCTGCCATGTGGCCGACCAGCCGCTGACCGTGGGCCACCGGGTGCTGCTCAAGCACGGCACCCGCACGGTGAAGGCGATCGTCAAGGACATCCCGTCCCGGCTCACCCTGGCCGACCTGTCCCTGCACCCGCATCCGGGGACGCTCGCCGCCAACGACATCGGCCGGGTGAAGATCCGTACCGCCGAGCCGCTGCCGGTCGACTCCTACGCCGACTCGCGCCGCACCGGCTCCTTCATCCTGATCGACCCGAGCGACGGCACCACCCTCACCGCGGGCATGGTCGGCGAGTCCTTCGCCGCGCCCGAGCCGGTGACGGACGCCGACGACGACGGGTGGGACTTCTGA
- a CDS encoding aliphatic sulfonate ABC transporter substrate-binding protein gives MPANSSPLPRRGLTVLAVLPLLALAACGYGSEAKDDAANQKVAAGAKKIDGLDSVKIGYFGNLTHATALVGRQQGLFQKELGATKADYATFNAGPSEIEALNSGSIDIGWIGPSPAINGYTKSGGRSLKIIGGSASGGVKLVVNPKKIKSVKDVKGKRIATPQLGNTQDVAFLNWAAEQGWKVDAQSGKGDVTVVRSDNKVTPDAFKAGSVDGAWVPEPTASKLVAEGGKVLLDESDLWPDKKFVITNVIVSQKFLKEHPKAVEAVLRASVRTNKWIKANPDAAKESANKQLEADSGKSLPPAVLDPAWKSIQTTDDPLAATLDTEADHAVKAGLLAKPDLKGIYDLTLLNKVLGAEGAPKVDAAGLGTN, from the coding sequence GTGCCTGCCAACAGTTCGCCGCTGCCGCGCCGCGGTCTCACCGTCCTCGCCGTACTCCCCCTGCTGGCTCTCGCGGCCTGCGGTTACGGGTCCGAGGCCAAGGACGACGCCGCCAACCAGAAGGTCGCCGCCGGGGCGAAGAAGATCGACGGCCTGGACTCCGTCAAGATCGGCTACTTCGGCAACCTCACCCACGCCACCGCGCTGGTCGGCCGCCAGCAAGGCCTCTTCCAGAAGGAACTGGGCGCCACCAAGGCCGACTACGCCACCTTCAACGCGGGCCCCTCCGAGATCGAGGCGCTCAACTCCGGCTCCATCGACATCGGCTGGATCGGCCCCTCCCCCGCGATCAACGGCTACACCAAGTCCGGCGGCCGCAGCCTGAAGATCATCGGCGGTTCGGCGTCCGGCGGGGTGAAGCTGGTCGTGAACCCGAAGAAGATCAAGTCGGTCAAGGACGTCAAGGGCAAGCGGATCGCCACGCCACAGTTGGGCAACACCCAGGACGTCGCCTTCCTCAACTGGGCGGCGGAGCAGGGCTGGAAGGTCGACGCGCAGTCCGGCAAGGGTGACGTCACCGTGGTCCGCAGCGACAACAAGGTGACCCCGGACGCCTTCAAGGCCGGTTCCGTGGACGGCGCGTGGGTGCCGGAGCCGACCGCGTCCAAGCTGGTCGCCGAGGGCGGCAAGGTGCTGCTGGACGAGTCCGACCTGTGGCCGGACAAGAAGTTCGTGATCACCAACGTGATCGTGTCGCAGAAGTTCCTCAAGGAGCACCCGAAGGCCGTCGAGGCGGTCCTGCGGGCCTCGGTGCGCACCAACAAGTGGATCAAGGCCAACCCGGACGCGGCCAAGGAGTCGGCGAACAAGCAGTTGGAGGCCGACTCCGGCAAGTCGCTGCCCCCGGCCGTGCTGGACCCGGCGTGGAAGTCGATCCAGACCACCGACGACCCGCTGGCCGCGACCCTGGACACCGAGGCCGACCACGCGGTCAAGGCGGGCCTGCTGGCCAAGCCCGACCTCAAGGGGATCTACGACCTGACCCTGCTCAACAAGGTCCTCGGCGCCGAGGGCGCCCCCAAGGTCGACGCCGCCGGGCTCGGCACGAACTGA
- a CDS encoding ABC transporter ATP-binding protein, translating into MATTLTEAGPAVEYAARLDHVSKAFPAPGGQQLVLDDISLDVAPGEFVTLLGASGCGKSTLLNLVAGLDRPSAGSIDTDGRPALMFQEHALFPWLTAGKNIELALRLRGVPKADRRDKAESLLELVRLKGAYGKRVHELSGGMRQRVALARALAQESGLLLMDEPFAALDAITRDVLHDELTRVWAETGLSVLFVTHNVREAVRLAQRVVLLSSRPGKVAHEWTVDIPQPRRIEDAPVAELSLEITEALRGEIRRHGQH; encoded by the coding sequence ATGGCCACCACTCTCACCGAGGCCGGCCCGGCGGTCGAGTACGCCGCCCGCCTCGACCACGTCTCGAAGGCGTTCCCGGCTCCGGGCGGGCAGCAGCTCGTGCTGGACGACATCAGCCTCGATGTCGCGCCCGGCGAGTTCGTCACCCTCCTGGGGGCCTCGGGCTGCGGCAAGTCGACCCTGCTGAACCTGGTGGCGGGGCTGGACCGGCCGAGCGCCGGGTCCATCGACACCGACGGCCGCCCGGCCCTGATGTTCCAGGAGCACGCCCTCTTCCCGTGGCTGACCGCGGGCAAGAACATCGAACTCGCCCTGCGCCTGCGCGGCGTGCCCAAGGCCGACCGCCGCGACAAGGCCGAGTCGCTGCTCGAACTGGTCCGGCTGAAGGGCGCGTACGGCAAGCGGGTGCACGAACTGTCCGGCGGTATGCGGCAGCGCGTCGCACTCGCCCGCGCGCTGGCGCAGGAGAGCGGCCTGCTGCTGATGGACGAGCCGTTCGCGGCGCTGGACGCCATCACGCGGGACGTGCTGCACGACGAGCTGACCCGCGTCTGGGCGGAGACCGGGCTGTCCGTGCTCTTCGTGACGCACAACGTGCGCGAGGCGGTACGGCTGGCCCAGCGGGTCGTGCTGCTGTCCTCCCGGCCGGGCAAGGTGGCGCACGAGTGGACCGTGGACATCCCCCAGCCGCGCCGCATCGAGGACGCCCCCGTGGCGGAACTGTCCCTGGAGATCACCGAGGCGCTGCGAGGGGAGATCCGCCGCCATGGCCAGCACTGA
- a CDS encoding ABC transporter permease: MASTDTKPAADTGSVEAGLDALETRHGTRAPLKQTLVTKVVPPLTAVLVVLLVWQALVSFGVVSDPTKLPAPRAVWEAVQRDWLEGKLLGYIWTSVSRGLLGFGLALLIGTPLGLLVARVRFVRAAIGPILSGLQSLPSVAWVPPAVIWLGLNNSMMYAVILLGAVPSIANGLVSGIDQVPPLYLRAGRTMGAGGLRGVWHITLPAALPGYVAGMKQGWAFAWRSLMAAEIIASFPDLGVGLGQLLENGRNALDMAMVFEAILLILFVGIAVDLLIFSPLERWVLRSRGLLVKS; the protein is encoded by the coding sequence ATGGCCAGCACTGACACGAAACCGGCCGCCGACACGGGGAGCGTGGAGGCGGGCCTCGACGCCCTGGAGACGCGGCACGGCACACGGGCGCCGCTGAAGCAGACCCTGGTCACGAAGGTCGTGCCGCCGCTCACCGCGGTCCTGGTGGTGCTGCTGGTCTGGCAGGCCCTGGTGTCCTTCGGGGTCGTCTCCGACCCCACCAAGCTGCCCGCGCCGAGGGCGGTGTGGGAGGCGGTCCAGCGGGACTGGCTGGAGGGCAAGCTCCTCGGTTACATCTGGACCAGCGTCTCGCGCGGTCTGCTCGGCTTCGGGCTCGCGCTGCTGATCGGCACCCCGCTGGGGTTGCTGGTGGCGCGGGTGAGGTTCGTCCGCGCGGCCATCGGTCCGATCCTCTCCGGGCTCCAGTCGCTGCCCTCGGTGGCGTGGGTGCCCCCGGCGGTGATCTGGCTGGGCCTGAACAACTCGATGATGTACGCGGTGATCCTGCTCGGCGCGGTGCCCTCCATCGCCAACGGCCTGGTGTCCGGCATCGACCAGGTGCCCCCGCTGTACCTGCGGGCGGGCCGCACCATGGGCGCCGGCGGGCTGCGCGGGGTCTGGCACATCACGCTGCCCGCCGCGCTGCCCGGCTACGTGGCCGGGATGAAGCAGGGCTGGGCGTTCGCCTGGCGCTCGCTGATGGCGGCGGAGATCATCGCGTCCTTCCCCGATCTGGGCGTCGGCCTCGGCCAGTTGCTGGAGAACGGCCGCAACGCGCTCGACATGGCGATGGTGTTCGAGGCCATCCTGCTGATCCTGTTCGTCGGCATCGCGGTCGACCTGCTGATCTTCAGTCCGCTGGAGCGGTGGGTGCTGCGCAGCCGGGGCCTGCTGGTGAAGAGCTGA
- a CDS encoding sirohydrochlorin chelatase, translated as MHHKPVLLVVAHGSRDPRHAATVHALVARVRSMRPDLRVVTGFLDFNVPSVRGVLQSLAADGVREVVAQPLLLTRAFHAKADIPAVLREAPRGMRIRQAEVLGPSPLLVSALERRLYEAGLDPADKSSTGVVLASAGSSDPEAIAVIADIAREWWRTGWCAVRPAFASASLPRTEDAVRELRARGCERVAVAPYVLAPGFLPDRIARGAAGADVLAGVLGPAPEVARVLLDRYSEALRSVPVAVGA; from the coding sequence ATGCACCACAAACCCGTTCTCCTCGTCGTCGCCCACGGCAGCCGGGATCCCCGGCATGCCGCGACCGTGCACGCCCTGGTGGCGCGGGTCCGGTCGATGCGGCCGGACCTCAGAGTGGTGACCGGCTTCCTCGACTTCAACGTGCCCTCGGTGCGCGGGGTGCTTCAGTCACTGGCGGCCGACGGGGTGCGGGAGGTGGTGGCGCAGCCGCTGCTGCTGACCCGCGCCTTCCACGCCAAGGCCGACATCCCGGCCGTGCTGCGGGAGGCCCCGCGCGGGATGCGCATCCGGCAGGCGGAGGTGCTCGGCCCCTCGCCGCTGCTGGTGTCGGCGCTGGAGCGGCGCCTGTACGAGGCGGGGCTCGACCCCGCCGACAAGTCCTCGACCGGGGTCGTGCTGGCCTCGGCGGGGTCCTCCGACCCGGAGGCGATCGCGGTGATCGCCGACATCGCGCGGGAGTGGTGGCGTACCGGTTGGTGCGCCGTGCGACCCGCGTTCGCCTCCGCCTCGCTCCCGCGCACCGAGGACGCCGTCCGGGAGCTGCGGGCGCGAGGATGCGAGCGGGTGGCCGTCGCGCCCTATGTGCTGGCGCCGGGCTTCCTGCCGGACCGGATCGCGCGGGGCGCGGCCGGCGCGGACGTCCTCGCCGGTGTGCTGGGCCCGGCGCCGGAGGTGGCGCGGGTGCTGCTCGACCGGTACTCCGAGGCGCTGCGGTCGGTCCCGGTGGCCGTGGGCGCCTGA
- a CDS encoding DUF1697 domain-containing protein: MTTTYAALLRGINVGGSKKLPMADLRTLLTGLGHDDVRTHLQSGQAVFTASQGDEGILAGELSAAIEKRFGFPVDVIVRDHAYLTAVADACPFPAAELEAKQLHVTYFSAPVDAERFAGIDTAARLPEEFRLGDRCLYLYAPDGLGRSKLGEELARPRVTGGLVATTRNWNTVRRLVELTG; the protein is encoded by the coding sequence ATGACGACGACGTACGCGGCGCTGCTGCGCGGGATCAACGTGGGCGGCAGCAAGAAGCTCCCGATGGCCGATCTGCGAACCCTGCTGACGGGCCTCGGACATGACGACGTGCGCACCCACCTCCAGAGCGGCCAGGCCGTGTTCACGGCCTCCCAGGGTGATGAGGGCATCCTCGCCGGGGAGTTGAGCGCGGCCATCGAGAAGCGGTTCGGCTTCCCGGTCGACGTGATCGTGCGCGACCACGCCTATCTGACGGCGGTCGCCGACGCCTGCCCGTTCCCCGCCGCCGAACTGGAGGCGAAGCAGTTGCACGTCACCTACTTCTCCGCCCCGGTGGACGCCGAGCGCTTCGCCGGGATCGACACCGCCGCCCGCCTCCCCGAGGAGTTCCGCCTCGGCGACCGCTGTCTGTACCTGTACGCCCCCGACGGGCTCGGCCGCTCCAAGCTCGGCGAGGAACTGGCCCGCCCGCGCGTCACCGGGGGCCTGGTCGCCACCACCCGCAACTGGAACACCGTGCGCAGACTGGTGGAGCTGACCGGCTGA
- the mgt gene encoding macrolide-inactivating glycosyltransferase, which produces MTPPSPAHIAMFSIAQHGHVNPSLEVIRELVRRGHRVTYAVPPVFAEKVAATGAVPVPYTSTLPGPEADPSAWGTTLLDNVEPFLADAIQALPQLVEAYEGDEPDLVLHDIASYPARVLAHRWGVPAVSLSPNLVAWEGYEEEVGEPMWEEPLKTERGRAYYARFAGWLAENGITQHPDPFAGRPARSLVLIPKALQPNADRVDERVHSFVGACQGDRADQGDWRRPDDAEKVVLVSLGSAFTKQPAFYAECVRAFGDLPGWHLVLQIGRHTDPAELGDLPDNVEVHSWVPQLAVLRQADLFVTHAGAGGSQEGLATATPMIAVPQAVDQFGNADMLRAIGVARTLATEEATADRLRETALALVDDPEVARRLKEVQAGMAEEGGTTRAADLIEAELPGR; this is translated from the coding sequence ATGACACCTCCGAGCCCCGCCCACATCGCCATGTTCTCCATCGCCCAGCACGGCCATGTGAACCCCAGCCTGGAGGTGATCAGGGAACTCGTCCGACGCGGCCACCGGGTCACGTACGCCGTCCCGCCGGTCTTCGCCGAGAAGGTCGCCGCCACGGGCGCCGTACCCGTGCCCTACACCTCCACCCTGCCCGGTCCCGAGGCCGATCCCTCGGCCTGGGGCACCACGCTGCTGGACAACGTCGAGCCCTTCCTCGCCGACGCGATCCAGGCGCTGCCCCAGCTCGTCGAGGCGTACGAGGGCGACGAACCCGACCTGGTCCTGCACGACATCGCCTCCTACCCCGCCCGCGTCCTGGCCCACCGCTGGGGCGTGCCCGCCGTCTCCCTCTCCCCGAACCTGGTCGCCTGGGAGGGCTACGAGGAGGAGGTGGGGGAGCCCATGTGGGAGGAGCCCCTGAAGACCGAGCGCGGCCGGGCCTATTACGCCCGGTTCGCGGGATGGCTCGCGGAGAACGGCATCACCCAGCACCCGGACCCGTTCGCCGGCCGCCCCGCCCGCTCCCTGGTCCTCATCCCCAAGGCGCTCCAGCCGAACGCCGACCGGGTCGACGAGCGCGTCCACAGCTTCGTCGGCGCCTGCCAGGGCGACCGTGCCGACCAGGGCGACTGGCGGCGGCCGGACGACGCCGAGAAGGTGGTCCTCGTCTCCCTCGGCTCGGCCTTCACCAAGCAGCCCGCCTTCTACGCCGAGTGCGTGCGCGCCTTCGGTGACCTGCCCGGCTGGCACCTCGTCCTCCAGATCGGGCGCCATACGGACCCGGCGGAACTCGGCGACCTGCCCGACAACGTCGAAGTCCATTCCTGGGTACCGCAGTTGGCCGTACTGCGACAGGCCGACCTGTTCGTCACCCACGCGGGTGCGGGCGGCAGCCAGGAGGGGCTGGCCACCGCCACCCCGATGATCGCCGTCCCCCAGGCCGTCGACCAGTTCGGCAACGCCGACATGCTCCGGGCGATCGGCGTGGCCCGGACCCTGGCCACCGAGGAGGCCACCGCCGACCGCCTCCGCGAGACCGCCCTCGCGCTGGTCGACGACCCCGAGGTGGCCCGCCGGCTGAAGGAGGTCCAGGCCGGGATGGCGGAGGAAGGGGGCACGACGCGCGCCGCCGACCTGATCGAGGCGGAGCTGCCCGGACGCTGA
- a CDS encoding ABC transporter substrate-binding protein has product MRTRITTAVAALLLLLAGCSTGGTRDDGRITLRFQSLAWQQESVAANKELVREWNAAHEDVKVEYVQGNWDGVHDQLLTSFEGGEAPDVIHDASDDLADFAYGGDLADLSGLLPERLKSDIPQRSWQATTFGKGVYGVPFLQEPRVLVANSAWLRKARVRIPTPGHPWSWDEFRRITAQLSGEGRYGVAWPLKEPVSVTLNLGLSAGGTLFERGSDGKVTVRFGAGDAVVPRTVHDQVARDRSAPASTLGSGGSDTLPGFFGGRYAMVPLGFSYRQQIEQQAPKGFEWQVLPAPAGADGLTQGVSPQTLSIAEDCTHKKEAAAFIDFLLRPKNMVRLALGDWMLPTGTQALADPALHTAEHGWATGTALAGHLRPAPAQSVRGYPEWKDKIATPAYQEYYSGAIGLGELRKRLEEDGNLVLARYQR; this is encoded by the coding sequence ATGCGGACACGGATCACCACGGCGGTCGCCGCCCTGCTGCTGCTCCTCGCGGGCTGCTCCACGGGCGGCACCCGTGACGACGGCCGGATCACCCTGCGCTTCCAGTCCCTCGCCTGGCAGCAGGAGTCCGTCGCGGCCAACAAGGAACTGGTGCGGGAGTGGAACGCCGCCCACGAGGACGTCAAGGTCGAGTACGTCCAGGGCAACTGGGACGGTGTGCACGACCAGTTGCTCACCTCCTTCGAGGGCGGCGAGGCGCCCGACGTCATCCACGACGCCTCCGACGACCTCGCCGACTTCGCCTACGGCGGTGACCTCGCCGACCTGAGCGGCCTGCTGCCGGAGCGGCTCAAGTCCGACATCCCGCAGCGCAGTTGGCAGGCCACCACCTTCGGCAAGGGCGTCTACGGCGTGCCCTTCCTCCAGGAACCCCGCGTGCTCGTCGCCAACTCCGCCTGGCTGCGCAAGGCCAGGGTGCGCATCCCGACGCCCGGGCACCCCTGGAGCTGGGACGAGTTCCGCAGGATCACCGCGCAGCTCAGCGGCGAGGGCAGGTACGGGGTCGCCTGGCCGCTGAAGGAGCCCGTCTCCGTCACCCTCAACCTCGGGCTCTCGGCGGGCGGCACGCTCTTCGAGCGGGGGAGCGACGGCAAGGTGACCGTACGCTTCGGGGCCGGTGACGCCGTCGTACCGCGCACCGTGCACGACCAGGTCGCCCGCGACCGCAGCGCGCCCGCCTCGACGCTCGGCAGCGGCGGCTCGGACACGCTGCCCGGCTTCTTCGGCGGCCGGTACGCGATGGTCCCGCTGGGCTTCTCCTACCGCCAGCAGATCGAGCAGCAGGCCCCGAAGGGCTTCGAGTGGCAGGTGCTGCCCGCCCCGGCCGGCGCCGACGGGCTCACCCAGGGCGTCAGCCCGCAGACCCTCTCGATCGCCGAGGACTGCACGCACAAGAAGGAGGCCGCCGCGTTCATCGACTTCCTGCTGCGGCCGAAGAACATGGTCCGCCTCGCCCTCGGCGACTGGATGCTGCCCACCGGCACCCAGGCCCTCGCCGATCCGGCCCTGCACACCGCCGAGCACGGCTGGGCCACCGGCACCGCCCTGGCCGGCCACCTCCGCCCGGCGCCCGCCCAGTCGGTGCGCGGCTACCCGGAATGGAAGGACAAGATCGCCACCCCGGCCTACCAGGAGTACTACAGCGGCGCCATCGGCCTCGGCGAACTGCGCAAGCGGCTGGAGGAGGACGGCAACCTGGTCCTGGCCCGCTACCAGCGCTGA
- a CDS encoding carbohydrate ABC transporter permease codes for MRTRPAARAGQYAALLAYLIFLAFPFLWLLSTAFKPPRELGSLHPTWIPRHPTLANFRQAFEEQPLLHAALNSLLAALGAAVVAVLVATPMAYVMARHRTRLARAASGWVVVSQAFPFVLIIIPLFLVLKRLRLIDSLAGLTLVYVVWSLPFALWMLVGYVRAVPAELEEAAAVDGAGRVRTLVSVTAPLLAPGIAATALFAFVTAWNEFFFALVLLKSPGNQTLPVVLTHFIGAEGVADLGPLAAAAFLATLPSLVVFALLQRRITQGLIAGAVKS; via the coding sequence GTGAGGACCCGGCCCGCGGCCCGCGCGGGGCAGTACGCCGCCCTGCTGGCCTACCTGATCTTCCTGGCGTTCCCGTTCCTGTGGCTGCTGTCCACCGCGTTCAAGCCCCCGCGTGAACTCGGCAGCCTCCACCCCACCTGGATACCGCGCCACCCCACCCTCGCCAACTTCCGGCAGGCCTTCGAGGAGCAGCCCCTGCTGCACGCCGCCCTCAACTCCCTGCTGGCGGCGCTCGGCGCGGCCGTCGTGGCCGTACTCGTCGCCACCCCGATGGCGTACGTCATGGCCCGGCACCGCACCCGGCTCGCGCGGGCGGCGAGCGGCTGGGTCGTGGTCAGCCAGGCGTTCCCGTTCGTCCTGATCATCATCCCGCTGTTCCTGGTGCTGAAGCGGCTGCGGCTGATCGACTCCCTGGCCGGGCTGACCCTGGTCTACGTGGTGTGGTCGCTGCCGTTCGCGCTGTGGATGCTCGTCGGCTACGTCCGGGCGGTCCCGGCCGAGCTGGAGGAGGCGGCCGCCGTCGACGGGGCGGGCAGGGTGCGGACCCTCGTGTCGGTGACGGCGCCGCTGCTCGCGCCGGGCATCGCGGCGACGGCGCTGTTCGCGTTCGTCACGGCGTGGAACGAGTTCTTCTTCGCGCTCGTGCTGCTCAAGAGCCCCGGCAACCAGACCCTGCCGGTCGTCCTCACCCATTTCATCGGCGCGGAGGGCGTCGCCGACCTCGGCCCGCTGGCCGCGGCCGCGTTCCTCGCCACCCTGCCCTCCCTCGTGGTGTTCGCCCTTCTCCAGCGGCGGATCACCCAGGGCCTGATCGCCGGAGCGGTGAAGAGCTGA